The sequence GGGGTCCCATTAATGACCAGTGGGTCAAAGACCATCTTGTGCAGTATGTGCAGCTGTTCCCTGCCATTTCCTGCCACCTGGAGGTAAATGTAGACCGGGCGATCTACGGACAGGGCCGCTTTAGGTCCTTTACCTTCCAGGAGATGTGGCAGTGGCACAGTCTGCACAAACGCCTGCACGCCGACCCCCAAGCTGGCAGCGATCATGAGCGGCGGATGGCCCTGGAGGCACACACCTCCGTGAAACAGTGGCTGGCCATGAAGGAGGAGGACATCAGCGCCAAGTCCTTGAAGAGGTTCAGGCAGTATATCCTTGACAAGGAGGTAAGTTAGGCcctgtttgtatatatataaaaaaaagtacAGTGCATTATCAAAATAAACTTCAAAGCTTGAATTCAACTGTATATTACAGAAACATCAACAGGATACGGCTGCCTCTTCCAGCGCCCCCAAGGCCTCTGCTGCTGCGTCTGCCTCCATCTCCACAGCCCCCGCAGCTGTGTCCACCACTGCCATGGTCCATCCAGCCCCCGCAGCTGTGTCCACCACTGCCATGGTCCATCCAGCCCCCGCAGCTGTGTCCACCACTGCCATGGTCCATCCAGCCCCCGCAGCTGTGTCCACCACTGCCATGGTCCATCCAGCCCCCGCAGCTGTGTCCACCACTGCCATGGTCCATCCAGCCCCCGCAGCTGTCTCCGCCTCAGCTTTCAAGGCCCCTGCAGCTGTCTTCGCCTCAGCATTCAGGCCCGCTGCTGCTGTGTCCACCACTGCCGCCAAGGCCTCTGCTGCTGCGCTTTTCACCACCTCCAAGGGCAAGGGCTCTGCCAAAGCCTCTGCCACCACCTCCAAGGGCAAGGGCTCTTCCAAAGCCTCTGCCACCACCTCCAAAGGCAAGGGCTCTGCCGCTGTGTCTGCCATCTCCTCCAAGCCAACATCTGCTCCAGCTGTGTTCGCCTCTGTCCACGCCTCCTCCTTGTCAtcggatgatgatgatgatgatgctctgATGGTGGAAGCTCTGGCCACTATTGAAAGACAAGGTATTTGAGTTCATTATCTCCCTTAACAATATCTTAACCATATCTATCAACAGTTGAGACTGAAAGGGACTATTTCAGGCTGTGCTTTCCCATAAAGTCTTGAGTTAATGTCACTACTACACATATCATGTATTAATGCAGAACCTGTATGCAATAAGTTAACATAAAACAGGTGTCAACAAAAGTCTTTGATGTTGTCAGAGGATGctagggatagagacagaggagaagaagaggtgtCCAGGCAGGCAGAGACTTCACGGAAGACACACGCAGAAACCCTGTCACCAGTAGCGGTAAGGTCATGTGGCATCATGGACCACAAAGACTATGCTCGGCTAAATGAATGTATTTAAGTCAAGGGTAAATGCTGTGCAATGCAGTAAGGAAGGCACAGATAAAGGGATGGACAGAAGAGCTAGGGAACGCAACTGTGTCACCCCACGTCTCTCCGTACTCTCTGTGAAAGGGTTACAGTTAAAAATCAAAGCAGAGTCAATCAATCAGTAAATGTTTATACTAACACACTGGTCATTTTTAAAGGTTCCCACATCATCCATGCCCCCTCATGCCATCCAGGCCACCCCGCCGGCTGAAGGAGAGGGTGCACTCTCTGAGGTAATGCTTGGACCTGACAAAAACAAGACagaaaatgattatttttaGTGTGTGCCAAGTGGGTTtcactttatttgtttgttttctgtactTTCAGATGAAGTATGAGGGATGGCACAAGATGTGGGAGTCTGGTAGCTACGGTCTGCCCACACCGGATCAACAGTGGCTgaaggaggacgaggagcgGGGGCTCTTCCAAAAGCCCATGTCTTACGTGGACAAAAACGGGAGAACGCGGTGGAGGAGAATCCTCAAGGATGACCGCATGTGGTTTTTCCCACCCGAGACCCCTGGCGTGGTAGGGGGGAGAGTGCCCTCGGCTGACGGCTTTTTTAAGAGCCGGGTGTTTTTTTGGAGACCAGTGGGGGTGTGGCGGTACGGTCTTCGTTGCCCTAGGCCTGAGTGTCCTGCGAGGGACAAGACCAACGTGTTCCTCTACAGGTGTGGGTACTCGAAGACCGTCCGTCAGATCTGTGACGTGGGGGGCTGGTACTCCATGCTGACGGAGGTTCTGGCCTGCAACGCCTGCCGGAAAGCCGCCAAAGACTCGGAGGAGCACGCCATCGGCCGGTTCCTGTCGTGGGAGGAGGGTGTCTTGCGACAACTGACTCCAGCGCACAGAGCCGTATTTCCGGCCGTGTTAACATTACGGTGAGCATTATTTCACAGTGATTTGAATACTTTATTGACTGTACAATAACACATCTAAGATTGACAGCCAATGTGTTGTGATTTCAGGCGTGGTGTGGACAAGGCGGTGATCCGCCTCCTGAGGGACCGCACCGAGGGGAACACCATGACCAAGGTGTGGAGGCAGGTGATGGAGGGTCATTGTGAGGAGTACCTGCAAAGGAAGGACCTTTACACCACACTCCTCACCCAGTACACGCAACCTGGAACGATAACAAGTAAGTCAGATTGTCATcatacaacagcacacacaaactccatcCATCTTCCTGCTGTCTCCAATGGGCcctgtaacaaaacaaaaaaagagaaatgttaCACACAGTGTATTATTTACACATTTTCTATCCACTTTCAGGCCTCCTGACTCCCCAGTTCCAGCGACCcccacagaggagagagctacCCTCGCCTAAGCTGCTGCGGAAAGCGTTCCTCATTGCTGAGGCGGAAAACATTGAGGACTACCGCACGCAGATCATGTCCACGTTCGGCAAGGTCCTCAAGTACGACTCCACAAAGAAGGTATTTTTTGTTACACACAATTTACTGTTCAACTGAATCATcaaaaaaatgtacaaataacacatttacacattactttgcttttttaaaaaaaattattatcattattagatCTGCAAGAAGTTGTCGGGTGACGGCAAGGGCACTGCGGAGTGGTGCACCAACGTGGCCAACGAGCGGGGGCAGATCCTCATCTCCGTCCTGACCTGCGAGGAGTCGTTGGACAAGATGAGGCCGATGGCTGAGGGGCTCATGGCAAGGTatgagagggcaggagaggcacCGCCTGAACTGTTGTACGTGGACCGTGGCTGCTGTCGTGTCCTGGGTGTTTCCTCGGTGGAGCAGCTGTTCAGTGGATGGGCAGAGGCAGGGATGCTCGTTCGTCTGGACGTGTTCCACTGGATTCACCGCTTTGACGCCGCCCTCAGGACCGACCACCACCCCAAGTACGCCCTCTTTAAGTCGGCGTTGTCTGCTGCGGTCTTTGCATACAACAAGGACGACATGGCACTTCTCCTGCACGCGATTCGTGCCGGGCACACAACCAGGTATGCCTCCCTGACCGACGGTGAGCTCATGGAGACGCATGTCACCAAGCGCGACCTGAGCCACTACGTCAGGAGGATCACTGTTGGGGCCCAGGAGACGTTTGCGCGCGTCCAGAGTGCCATCGACATCCTGAAGGGCGGCGCTGGGAT comes from Sardina pilchardus chromosome 6, fSarPil1.1, whole genome shotgun sequence and encodes:
- the LOC134082319 gene encoding uncharacterized protein LOC134082319, which encodes MVSPLPAMDPLMPVLSILDKTVPKDRQQCLLRASKEAKAIRQPHLTQGDDGLRDPKTALEEAKRRCRMVTPDPTEVQCLGQLVLTFGKYSGKSFRWLAENDVGYIKYVLDRHIKECRHPERGPINDQWVKDHLVQYVQLFPAISCHLEVNVDRAIYGQGRFRSFTFQEMWQWHSLHKRLHADPQAGSDHERRMALEAHTSVKQWLAMKEEDISAKSLKRFRQYILDKEKHQQDTAASSSAPKASAAASASISTAPAAVSTTAMVHPAPAAVSTTAMVHPAPAAVSTTAMVHPAPAAVSTTAMVHPAPAAVSTTAMVHPAPAAVSASAFKAPAAVFASAFRPAAAVSTTAAKASAAALFTTSKGKGSAKASATTSKGKGSSKASATTSKGKGSAAVSAISSKPTSAPAVFASVHASSLSSDDDDDDALMVEALATIERQGI